The following are encoded together in the Humulus lupulus chromosome 5, drHumLupu1.1, whole genome shotgun sequence genome:
- the LOC133834289 gene encoding cell division cycle 20.2, cofactor of APC complex-like — protein sequence MDAGSVNSSSSSSSSMLKTQSRCPLQEQFLQRKSSRENLDRFIPNRSAMDFDYAHYMLTEGRKGKENPVSSSPSREAYRKHLAETFNMNRSRILAFKNKPPAPVETFPREFASAPVEKAVKSRRYIPQSSERTLDAPDLVDDYYLNLLDWGNANVLAIALGNTVYLWDATEGSTSELVTVDDESGPVTSVSWAPDGRHIAIGMNNSEVQLWDSASNKQLRTLKGGHRARVGSLAWNSHILTTGGMDGRIINNDVRIRSHIVETYRGHEQEVCGLKWSASGQQLASGGNDNLLHIWDRSTASSNSATQWLHRLEDHTSAVKALAWCPFQSNLLATGGGGSDRTIKFWNTHTGACLNSVDTGSQVCALLWNKNERELLSSHGFTQNQLTLWKYPSMVKMAELTGHTSRVLYMAQSPDGCTVASAAGDETLRFWNVFGVPEVAKPAPKANAEPFAHLNRIR from the exons ATGGATGCAGGTTCtgtgaattcttcttcttcttcttcttcttcaatgttGAAAACACAGTCTCGTTGCCCTCTTCAAGAACAGTTTCTTCAGAGAAAGAGTTCTCGGGAAAAT CTGGACAGATTCATACCCAATCGATCTGCAATGGATTTCGATTATGCCCACTACATGCTGACTGAAGGAAGAAAAGGTAAGGAAAACCCGGTAAGTTCATCTCCATCAAGAGAGGCCTACAGGAAGCATCTAGCAGAAACCTTCAACATGAACAGGAGTCGGATCTTAGCTTTCAAGAACAAGCCTCCTGCCCCAGTTGAGACATTCCCTCGTGAGTTTGCTTCGGCACCTGTGGAAAAAGCAGTAAAATCCCGGCGTTACATTCCTCAG TCTTCCGAGCGGACATTGGATGCTCCTGATCTTGTAGATGATTACTACTTGAATCTCTTGGATTGGGGGAACGCAAATGTTCTAGCAATAGCTCTAGGAAACACAGTATATCTGTGGGACGCTACAGAAGGCTCTACTTCGGAACTTGTTACTGTTGATGATGAAAGTGGTCCTGTTACAAGCGTTAGCTGGGCTCCAGATGGAAGGCACATTGCCATTGGTATGAACAATTCCGAAGTACAGTTATGGGATTCAGCTTCTAACAAACAG CTGAGAACTCTTAAAGGTGGACACAGAGCTCGTGTAGGCTCACTAGCATGGAACAGTCACATTTTAACAACAGGTGGAATGGATGGTCGGATTATCAACAACGACGTAAGAATTCGATCACACATTGTTGAAACCTACAGAGGACATGAACAAGAGGTTTGCGGGCTTAAATGGTCAGCATCAGGGCAGCAACTAGCAAGTGGTGGGAATGATAACCTCCTCCACATATGGGACAGATCAACTGCTTCTTCAAATTCAGCAACTCAGTGGCTTCACAGGCTTGAGGACCATACATCTGCAGTTAAAGCCCTTGCTTGGTGTCCATTCCAGAGCAACTTGCTGGCGACCGGTGGAGGTGGCAGCGATCGTACCATTAAGTTCTGGAACACACACACTGGTGCTTGCCtcaactcagttgacactggctCTCAGGTTTGTGCTTTGCTGTGGAACAAGAATGAGCGAGAGCTGCTTAGCTCCCATGGGTTTACTCAGAATCAGCTCACTCTTTGGAAGTACCCTTCAATGGTTAAGATGGCAGAGCTTACTGGCCATACCTCTAGAGTTCTTTATATGGCCCAG AGCCCAGATGGTTGCACAGTAGCTTCAGCAGCTGGAGATGAAACACTTAGGTTTTGGAATGTTTTTGGGGTCCCAGAGGTGGCTAAACCTGCTCCAAAAGCCAACGCAGAGCCTTTTGCTCATTTGAATCGCATTCGGTGA
- the LOC133834290 gene encoding protein VASCULATURE COMPLEXITY AND CONNECTIVITY: protein MERRVLVVSCVVGVLGLLSAATGFGAEGTRIKGSQVQFISNTQCAYPRSPAMALGLTAAAALMIAQVIINGSTGCICCKRTTQPLNSNWKIALVCFVVSWFTFVIAFLLLLTGAALNDQHGLESMYFGNYYCYVVKPGVFAGGAVLSLVSVTLAILYYLTFNSAKSGTNSWGISAPNQGPSIAMGQPQFPPQNPQDPVFVHEDTYMRRQFT, encoded by the exons atggagagaaGGGTTTTGGTGGTGAGTTGTGTGGTGGGAGTTCTGGGGCTATTATCAGCCGCTACAGGATTTGGAGCTGAGGGTACCAGGATTAAG GGTTCTCAAGTTCAGTTCATCTCTAATACTCAATGTGCATATCCCCGGAGTCCAGCAATGGCTCTCGGCTTAACTGCAGCCGCAGCCCTAATGATAGCTCAAGTGATTATAAATGGTTCAACAGGGTGTATTTGCTGCAAAAGGACCACCCAACCTCTCAACTCTAATTGGAAAATAGCACTTGTGTGCTTTGTTGTTTCCTG GTTCACATTCGTAATAGCATTTCTTTTGCTGCTCACCGGCGCTGCTCTCAACGATCAACATGGCTTAGAGAGCATGTACTTTGGCAACTATTATTGTTATGTAGTTAAACCCGGAGTGTTTGCTGGTGGTGCCGTTCTGTCTCTTGTGAGCGTGACACTCGCGATCCTCTATTATCTGACCTTCAATTCAGCGAAAAGTGGTACCAATTCGTGGGGCATTTCGGCTCCTAATCAAGGGCCAAGTATAGCTATGGGACAGCCTCAGTTTCCACCACAGAACCCTCAGGACCCAGTTTTTGTACATGAAGACACGTACATGAGAAGACAGTTCACCTAA